One Nicotiana tomentosiformis chromosome 4, ASM39032v3, whole genome shotgun sequence genomic window carries:
- the LOC117277056 gene encoding uncharacterized protein codes for MKHPGSKRNAGKMNHLGILFDEYHLSYFGKVGKTYFHKRINLFGTSTLCNDVEVHEDEEEASVNCDACALLEIEVKEEGSSVEDQVLDESSHTNKTLEISPNEITTCNASPVIPFFTKYVLAVTIEDQNALKLEDEGEEKPSPIENEGAEAYENKVCIVFDECLQRDETELQAEFWSTRTKKNSNYSESLTWYEVHNLLRACNGNLDTTTLIENLTRYSANSTQIPLSMVLFGSIFYYRHEVSYHQSMFLFVSATIQFDNCRDHLIVEMLGLLNHHKFACVVFLLFAVWRTVN; via the coding sequence ATGAAACATCCTGGAAGTAAACGAAACGCCGGTAAAATGAACCACCTTGGAATCCTCTTCGACGAATACCATCTAAGTTACTTCGGAAAAGTGGGCAAGACATATTTTCACAAACGCATCAACTTGTTTGGAACATCCACTCTCTGCAACGACGTTGAAGTACATGAGGATGAAGAAGAAGCTTCTGTTAACTGTGATGCATGTGCATTGCTGGAAATTGAAGTTAAAGAGGAAGGAAGTTCAGTGGAAGACCAAGTGCTTGATGAAAGTTCTCACACAAATAAAACTCTGGAAATTAGCCCTAATGAGATCACAACGTGCAATGCAAGTCCCGTGATTCCATTTTTCACCAAATACGTTCTTGCCGTTACCATTGAAGACCAAAATGCTTTGAAACTAGAAGATGAAGGTGAGGAAAAGCCATCACCGATAGAAAATGAAGGTGCTGAAGCTTATGAAAACAAGGTATGCATAGTGTTTGATGAATGTCTTCAAAGGGACGAAACTGAACTACAAGCTGAGTTTTGGTCAACAAGAACAAAGAAGAATAGTAATTACTCGGAATCATTGACTTGGTATGAGGTACACAATCTTCTCCGGGCTTGCAACGGAAACTTGGATACCACTACATTGATCGAAAATCTCACTAGATATTCTGCTAATTCAACTCAAATTCCCCTTTCGATGGTTTTGTTTGGCTCTATTTTCTATTATAGGCACGAAGTGTCGTATCATCAATCAATGTTTCTATTCGTATCAGCTACTATTCAGTTTGATAATTGTAGGGACCATTTGATTGTTGAGATGTTGGGACTTCTTAACCACCATAAGTTTGCATGTGTGGTTTTCTTGTTATTCGCTGTTTGGCGTACTGTTAATTGA